One Tunturibacter gelidoferens genomic region harbors:
- a CDS encoding metal-sensitive transcriptional regulator, giving the protein MATKKATTQDKNLMVDSCACEVRESERKATGVDPEIKASNLRRLRRLEGQIRGLQRMVEDDRYCVDILTQVSSVQEALRSVARALMRNHLSHCATQAIRSGSVEERQTMYDELLELIYKNAR; this is encoded by the coding sequence ATGGCTACAAAAAAAGCGACTACTCAAGACAAGAACTTGATGGTGGATTCCTGCGCTTGCGAGGTACGCGAATCGGAACGCAAGGCAACTGGGGTCGATCCCGAGATCAAGGCCTCCAACCTGCGTCGGTTGCGGCGTCTCGAAGGGCAGATCCGGGGCCTCCAGCGCATGGTCGAGGACGATCGCTACTGCGTCGACATTCTTACTCAGGTCTCTTCCGTGCAGGAGGCACTTCGTTCCGTGGCTCGGGCCTTGATGCGGAATCACCTCTCACACTGCGCGACTCAGGCAATTCGCAGCGGGTCGGTAGAGGAGAGGCAGACCATGTACGATGAGTTGCTCGAGCTCATCTATAAAAACGCCCGCTAA
- a CDS encoding tyrosine-type recombinase/integrase — protein MKKHESGKHTSSTATRRFRHSFGTLLKANGEDVKTVQELLRHANSRITLDVYT, from the coding sequence ATGAAAAAGCACGAATCCGGCAAGCACACCTCATCGACCGCGACGCGCAGATTCCGGCATTCCTTTGGCACGTTGCTGAAGGCAAACGGAGAGGATGTCAAAACCGTCCAGGAGCTTTTAAGGCACGCCAACAGCAGGATCACACTTGATGTGTACACATAA
- a CDS encoding helix-turn-helix domain-containing protein, which produces MNTSKAWVELALKILSCNQKDLARRVAVSPTQISKWKNGEHMSTDMEDKFRALVDIGEKHPEFVLWADSLEDADKWDRLIHRLAEEAQDSAETGYNTEPLQDDLGLLCVQVSDTLSNMGVEPPEVFPPELDRYFNGVDGSGDDEADDDDPEAPDPLWELLETNPYSAAIHDIFESLNDVWGFYVAYVAQAIDDDDLSLVDTTSNIEACLMDLAACKIQVDEKFAPKFRTFRYRVMKDYQKWLTAVKDAAFRTGTPLRAELLDMVSDTHGELGHTAEAESLGFNASRLHPDIYMNELLVGMRIIHQVLPAILKKLDINDFELDESSLHINMNPYLAYADTADDETTSTADE; this is translated from the coding sequence ATGAATACCAGTAAAGCTTGGGTTGAACTTGCCCTGAAAATCTTATCGTGCAACCAAAAGGATCTCGCTCGACGTGTCGCAGTGTCGCCGACTCAGATCAGCAAATGGAAGAACGGCGAGCATATGTCTACGGACATGGAAGACAAATTTCGAGCGCTTGTGGATATCGGAGAAAAGCATCCGGAATTCGTGCTGTGGGCAGACTCGCTTGAAGATGCCGACAAATGGGATAGGCTCATCCACCGCTTAGCCGAAGAGGCCCAAGACAGTGCCGAAACCGGATACAACACGGAACCACTTCAAGATGACCTTGGGCTATTGTGTGTACAGGTTTCCGATACGCTCAGTAATATGGGAGTCGAACCGCCGGAAGTCTTTCCGCCGGAGCTAGATCGCTATTTCAACGGTGTTGACGGCAGTGGTGACGATGAGGCCGATGACGATGATCCTGAAGCTCCTGACCCGCTTTGGGAGTTGCTTGAGACGAACCCATATTCAGCCGCCATTCACGACATCTTCGAATCGCTGAATGACGTGTGGGGGTTCTACGTCGCGTACGTCGCACAAGCGATCGATGATGACGATTTATCTCTAGTCGATACAACAAGTAATATTGAAGCGTGCTTGATGGATCTTGCCGCCTGCAAGATCCAGGTCGATGAAAAATTTGCACCCAAGTTCAGAACGTTCAGATACCGGGTAATGAAGGACTACCAGAAATGGCTAACCGCCGTCAAAGATGCAGCTTTCCGCACCGGAACTCCGCTCAGAGCCGAGTTGCTGGACATGGTAAGTGACACGCATGGGGAACTTGGGCACACGGCAGAAGCCGAGTCGTTAGGGTTTAACGCGAGTCGACTACATCCTGATATCTACATGAATGAACTTCTCGTTGGCATGAGAATCATTCATCAGGTCCTGCCAGCCATCTTAAAAAAACTCGACATCAACGACTTTGAACTGGACGAATCGAGCTTGCACATCAACATGAACCCATACCTAGCCTATGCGGATACGGCGGACGACGAGACCACATCTACCGCGGATGAGTAA
- a CDS encoding tyrosine-type recombinase/integrase, translating into MGSEGEDRVFHWLAAETGLRSGELAGLRLSDIDGERLTVNHSVWLGREQAGKTNNAIRSLALSPQLRSLLWEQIARQRAKGHEYLFSSKNGKPRDMNVYRRRKMIARLKSSGDTAGRVPCLHQCSTPQRHAEDDQERIGHALTGSYPLDVHGGQPEWGRNLETAQHLGAGLREPLTRRLRSSKTQPKRSLITAYLRSKKEGSGADIS; encoded by the coding sequence GTGGGGTCCGAGGGTGAGGACAGAGTCTTCCACTGGTTAGCTGCGGAGACTGGATTGCGGTCTGGCGAACTTGCAGGGTTACGGCTGAGTGATATCGACGGGGAACGTCTGACCGTCAATCATTCCGTCTGGCTCGGCAGAGAACAGGCAGGGAAGACGAACAACGCTATTCGGAGCTTGGCGCTGTCACCGCAGCTTAGATCTCTTCTGTGGGAGCAGATCGCACGGCAGAGAGCAAAGGGCCACGAATACCTGTTCTCATCAAAGAACGGCAAACCACGAGACATGAACGTGTACCGCCGTCGGAAGATGATTGCGCGACTCAAGTCCTCTGGAGATACCGCAGGCAGGGTTCCATGCCTTCACCAATGCTCGACCCCTCAGCGTCACGCTGAAGACGATCAAGAGCGGATAGGACATGCGCTCACGGGTTCCTACCCCTTGGACGTGCACGGCGGTCAACCTGAATGGGGACGGAATCTTGAGACTGCACAGCATTTGGGTGCGGGCTTGAGAGAGCCGTTAACGAGACGATTGCGAAGCTCGAAAACGCAGCCCAAGCGGTCACTAATAACGGCTTATCTCCGTTCAAAGAAAGAGGGCTCGGGAGCTGATATCTCCTAA
- a CDS encoding multicopper oxidase family protein: MLTRRRFTQLSGMAAGSMLLGAAAAAAAPDITIEIAPYMLEASPKHHFRTIAYNGQVPGPLLRMRQGQEQTVEVRNLTADPEVLHWHGLFLPSQIDGAMEEGTPMIAPRATVRYTFKPDPPGFRWFHTHTFAGKNLGKAQYGGQHGFLMIESREHAGNYDREVFIGLHDWGGHFAGGDDGYMNPVYDVSTINGKMLGAGDPVRVKQGERVLIHVLNSSPTEVHWIALPGHSFHVISLDGNSVPRPQTVSMLRLAPAERVSAVVEMNAPGVWVLGEVRKHVQEAGMGIVIEYATAAGEPVWKQPDALIWDYRQFSALGNTNQSGDEVVRIALDFDSKFQGHGNEELWRINGKSFPNTDEPILKTGQRYRLVLRNLSADDHPMHLHRHTFEVRKLGGASEMNGLRKDVLLVPARSTAEVEFVADNPGRTLFHCHQQDHMDRGFMMVFRYA, translated from the coding sequence ATGCTGACTCGCAGACGCTTCACACAGCTTTCAGGCATGGCCGCGGGGTCCATGCTTCTGGGCGCTGCCGCGGCAGCGGCCGCTCCGGACATAACGATTGAGATCGCTCCGTACATGCTCGAGGCCTCGCCTAAACACCACTTCCGCACGATCGCTTACAACGGTCAGGTTCCCGGCCCGCTTCTACGCATGCGCCAAGGGCAGGAACAAACAGTGGAGGTGCGCAACCTCACTGCCGATCCCGAAGTGCTCCACTGGCACGGTTTGTTTCTTCCGTCGCAGATTGATGGAGCGATGGAAGAAGGCACTCCGATGATCGCTCCTAGAGCCACGGTCCGATACACCTTCAAGCCCGATCCGCCCGGATTTCGTTGGTTCCATACTCATACCTTCGCAGGTAAGAACCTAGGCAAAGCGCAGTATGGAGGTCAGCACGGCTTTCTCATGATCGAGTCACGCGAGCATGCGGGAAACTACGACCGTGAGGTCTTTATCGGACTCCATGATTGGGGCGGCCATTTTGCTGGAGGCGATGACGGCTACATGAATCCGGTCTACGATGTCTCAACCATCAATGGGAAGATGCTGGGAGCCGGCGATCCGGTGCGTGTCAAGCAGGGCGAACGTGTTCTGATACACGTTCTCAACTCGAGTCCAACGGAGGTTCACTGGATTGCGCTGCCGGGGCATAGCTTCCATGTGATTTCGCTCGATGGCAATTCCGTACCAAGGCCGCAGACCGTCTCAATGCTGCGTCTCGCGCCCGCCGAAAGGGTAAGCGCTGTGGTCGAGATGAATGCGCCAGGCGTTTGGGTGCTTGGAGAAGTACGAAAACATGTTCAGGAAGCCGGCATGGGAATTGTGATCGAGTACGCGACGGCTGCTGGTGAGCCAGTCTGGAAACAGCCGGACGCTCTCATCTGGGACTATCGCCAATTCTCAGCTTTGGGAAATACCAACCAGAGCGGAGACGAGGTCGTTCGCATCGCTCTGGACTTTGACTCAAAGTTCCAGGGACACGGTAACGAGGAACTTTGGAGGATCAATGGGAAGTCATTTCCGAATACCGACGAGCCAATCCTCAAAACGGGGCAACGCTATCGACTTGTGCTGAGGAATTTGAGTGCAGATGATCATCCAATGCATCTGCACCGCCACACCTTCGAGGTGCGCAAGCTCGGCGGAGCCTCCGAGATGAACGGCTTGAGGAAGGATGTTTTGCTTGTCCCAGCGAGGAGCACAGCTGAGGTCGAGTTTGTCGCGGACAATCCGGGAAGGACACTTTTTCATTGTCACCAACAGGATCATATGGACCGAGGTTTCATGATGGTATTTCGGTATGCGTAG